A window of Dorea formicigenerans contains these coding sequences:
- a CDS encoding Rpn family recombination-promoting nuclease/putative transposase, whose amino-acid sequence MSKRTGIKVQKNRTDDEFIMLPTVDFCFKELMRNEKVRKGIIAALLGVRPEEIKETRLLPTILRKEYEDDKYGILDVRVEMHDGTQIDFEMQVAEFDFWKKRIVFYLSKMVTDQIHKGDDYDKIQKCIHVSILDFVHFPEDNRYYRKITFCDTKTGEIYTDIMEIHVLELGKLPPEDQNEEGIIRWMRFLNAKSRKELKEMAKQDEYFGEAYEELDRLSADEKKRLEYETRLKYKRDKYAQLHYATRIGREEGERIGREEGQNEMIRSMWKAGISEEQIASIAQKTVEEVRKLCK is encoded by the coding sequence ATGTCAAAAAGAACAGGAATTAAAGTACAAAAGAACCGTACAGATGACGAGTTTATCATGCTTCCGACCGTAGATTTTTGTTTCAAAGAACTGATGAGAAATGAAAAGGTGCGAAAAGGAATTATTGCAGCATTGTTGGGAGTAAGACCAGAAGAAATCAAGGAGACTAGACTGTTGCCGACCATACTCAGAAAAGAGTACGAAGACGATAAATATGGAATTTTGGATGTTCGAGTTGAAATGCATGATGGCACGCAGATAGACTTTGAGATGCAGGTGGCAGAATTTGATTTTTGGAAAAAACGGATTGTGTTTTATTTAAGCAAGATGGTCACAGATCAGATTCATAAAGGTGATGATTATGACAAAATTCAGAAATGCATTCATGTCAGTATTCTGGATTTTGTACATTTCCCGGAGGATAACAGGTACTATCGAAAAATTACATTTTGCGATACAAAAACGGGAGAGATTTATACAGATATCATGGAGATTCATGTGTTGGAATTGGGGAAGTTACCACCGGAAGATCAGAACGAAGAAGGAATCATAAGGTGGATGCGATTTCTCAATGCAAAGAGCCGGAAGGAGTTAAAAGAGATGGCAAAGCAGGACGAGTATTTTGGAGAAGCGTATGAAGAACTGGACAGACTCAGTGCGGACGAGAAGAAGCGTCTGGAGTATGAGACGAGATTGAAGTATAAACGGGACAAATATGCGCAGCTCCATTATGCGACCAGGATTGGAAGAGAAGAAGGTGAACGGATTGGAAGAGAAGAAGGTCAGAATGAAATGATTCGTTCCATGTGGAAGGCAGGGATTTCAGAAGAACAGATTGCGTCAATTGCACAGAAGACAGTGGAAGAAGTGAGAAAATTGTGTAAATAA
- the atpD gene encoding F0F1 ATP synthase subunit beta, which yields MNKGRIVQVMGPVVDVLFEDGELPNIKDALEVDNGDKTCIMEVAQHLGNSEVRCLMLAASEGLHKDMEVRATGSGIKVPVGDQTLGRLFNVLGQTIDDGKEIEKDAERWEIHRQAPTFEEQSPAVEILETGIKVIDLLAPYAKGGKIGLFGGAGVGKTVLIQELIRNVATEHGGYSIFTGVGERSREGNDLWTEMKASGVLEKTALVFGQMNEPPGARMRVAETGLTMAEYFRDKEHQNVLLFIDNIFRFTQAGSEVSALLGRMPSAVGYQPTLATEMGELQERIASTKNGSVTSVQAVYVPADDLTDPAPATTFAHLDATTVLSRKVVEQGIYPAVDPLESNSRILEADIVGEEHYKVANQVTEILQKYKELQDIIAILGMEELSDEDKATVMRARKIQKFLSQPFFVAETFTGIPGKYVPLKETIRGFKMIIDGEMDEYPEAAFFNVGTIDEVIEKAKTLKDGE from the coding sequence ATGAATAAAGGACGAATTGTACAGGTCATGGGTCCTGTTGTCGATGTTTTATTTGAAGACGGAGAGCTTCCGAATATCAAAGATGCCCTTGAGGTAGATAACGGAGACAAGACTTGTATTATGGAAGTTGCACAGCATCTGGGAAACAGCGAAGTACGTTGTCTGATGCTGGCTGCAAGTGAAGGACTTCACAAAGATATGGAAGTCCGTGCAACTGGAAGCGGTATCAAAGTTCCAGTTGGAGATCAGACACTTGGACGTCTGTTCAATGTGCTTGGTCAGACCATCGATGATGGAAAAGAAATAGAGAAAGATGCAGAGCGCTGGGAAATCCACAGACAGGCGCCTACATTTGAAGAGCAGAGTCCTGCTGTCGAGATCCTTGAGACAGGTATCAAGGTCATCGACCTTCTTGCACCATATGCAAAAGGTGGTAAGATTGGTCTGTTCGGAGGAGCCGGAGTTGGTAAGACTGTACTGATTCAGGAGTTGATCCGAAATGTAGCAACAGAGCATGGTGGATATTCTATCTTTACAGGTGTCGGAGAGCGTTCCCGTGAAGGAAATGACCTCTGGACAGAGATGAAAGCGTCTGGCGTACTTGAGAAGACCGCTTTGGTATTTGGTCAGATGAACGAGCCGCCTGGAGCTCGTATGCGTGTCGCTGAGACAGGACTTACAATGGCTGAGTATTTCCGTGATAAAGAACATCAGAACGTGTTGCTCTTTATTGATAACATTTTCCGATTCACACAGGCTGGATCTGAAGTTTCCGCCCTGCTTGGACGTATGCCATCAGCCGTAGGTTATCAGCCGACACTGGCAACAGAAATGGGTGAATTACAGGAGCGTATTGCTTCTACAAAGAATGGTTCTGTCACGTCCGTTCAGGCAGTCTATGTACCGGCCGACGACTTAACAGACCCTGCACCGGCAACAACATTTGCACATCTGGATGCAACAACCGTACTTTCACGTAAGGTTGTTGAGCAGGGAATTTACCCGGCTGTAGATCCGTTGGAGTCTAACTCACGTATCCTGGAGGCAGACATCGTAGGTGAAGAGCATTATAAAGTAGCCAACCAGGTAACAGAGATTCTTCAGAAGTACAAAGAACTTCAGGACATTATTGCCATTCTTGGTATGGAAGAGCTGTCCGATGAAGATAAAGCAACGGTTATGAGAGCAAGAAAGATTCAGAAATTCCTGTCACAGCCATTCTTCGTAGCTGAGACATTTACAGGAATTCCTGGAAAATATGTACCACTGAAAGAGACAATCCGTGGATTCAAAATGATCATCGACGGAGAAATGGATGAATATCCGGAGGCAGCCTTCTTCAATGTCGGAACGATCGACGAAGTTATCGAGAAAGCAAAGACACTGAAAGACGGAGAGTAA
- a CDS encoding ATP-binding protein, whose protein sequence is MRKWKQESEGKTALLIEGARRIGKSTVFEAFAKNEYKSYILIDFSRVSRETKELFEDISDLNYLFLQLQLQYKVDLHERNSVIIFDEVQLCPMAQQAIKALVEDRRYDYIETGSLISIKKNVKDILIPSEERKLSMYPMDYEEFLWAIGDEATFPLLKKCFEMNQGIGDALNRKQLRQFRLYMLVGGMPQAVDAYINTNNFRKVDEVKRDILNLYESDFAKIDSTGRLAMLFDAIPAQLNKNASRFQASGVLNGEKPDKILELIAELKDSKTVLISYNTNDPSAGMANTRDLSRYKIFLSDTGLFVTLMFKDKDFTENEIYEKLLNDKLSVNLGYLYENIVAQCLAANGNELFYHTIMNTQSKHNYEIDFILAKKNKIVPLEVKSSGYKTHKSLDVFTEKYSNHILKRYLVYTKDLSKEQDIFCIPVYMVPFL, encoded by the coding sequence ATGCGAAAGTGGAAGCAGGAATCGGAAGGAAAAACAGCTCTTTTAATTGAGGGAGCCAGACGAATTGGAAAATCGACAGTGTTCGAAGCGTTTGCTAAAAATGAATATAAAAGTTATATATTAATTGATTTTTCAAGAGTGTCAAGAGAAACTAAAGAACTTTTTGAAGATATATCCGATCTTAATTATTTGTTTTTGCAGTTGCAATTGCAATATAAAGTAGATTTGCATGAGCGGAATTCTGTGATCATATTCGACGAAGTACAGTTATGTCCAATGGCACAACAGGCAATTAAGGCGTTGGTTGAAGACCGGAGATATGATTATATTGAAACCGGATCGCTCATTTCCATAAAGAAGAATGTTAAGGATATTCTGATACCGAGTGAAGAAAGAAAACTCAGTATGTATCCAATGGATTATGAAGAATTTTTGTGGGCAATCGGTGATGAAGCGACTTTTCCGTTACTGAAAAAATGCTTTGAAATGAATCAGGGAATAGGAGATGCTCTTAATCGTAAGCAATTGCGGCAATTCCGATTATATATGCTGGTAGGAGGAATGCCACAGGCGGTAGATGCATATATAAACACAAATAATTTTAGAAAAGTCGATGAGGTAAAAAGGGACATTTTAAATCTGTATGAAAGTGACTTTGCTAAAATTGATTCGACAGGAAGACTTGCAATGCTTTTCGATGCAATTCCGGCTCAGTTAAATAAAAATGCGTCTCGCTTTCAGGCAAGTGGTGTACTTAACGGAGAAAAACCGGATAAGATTTTGGAACTTATTGCCGAGTTGAAAGATTCTAAAACTGTTTTGATATCCTATAACACAAATGATCCAAGTGCAGGAATGGCGAATACAAGAGATTTGTCCAGATATAAAATATTTTTAAGTGATACAGGTTTGTTCGTAACACTTATGTTTAAAGATAAAGATTTTACGGAAAATGAAATATACGAAAAGCTTCTCAATGATAAATTGAGCGTAAATCTCGGATATTTGTATGAAAATATAGTGGCACAATGTCTGGCTGCCAATGGAAATGAATTATTTTATCATACAATTATGAATACACAGTCTAAACACAATTATGAGATAGATTTTATTCTGGCAAAGAAAAATAAAATAGTTCCTTTGGAAGTAAAATCATCAGGATATAAAACGCATAAATCATTAGACGTATTTACAGAAAAATATTCAAATCATATTTTAAAAAGATATTTAGTGTATACAAAAGATTTAAGTAAAGAACAGGATATTTTTTGTATTCCTGTTTATATGGTTCCATTTTTATAG
- the atpG gene encoding ATP synthase F1 subunit gamma, with the protein MANIREIQTRINSVKDTMKITNAMYLISSTKMRQARKKLADAEPYFYKLQAEIARILRHMPEVSNQYFDSREEIPKEERKIGSVVITGDKGLAGAYNHNVEKAEEEIMKMPGHHKLFVVGELGRHYFVSQGHEIEQNFQYTVQKPNLSRARIISETLMEQFNNGELDEVYAVYTRMENSMVSEVETVKLLPLERSAFGEDSIPANLRREAIQLYPSVESVMDNIVPNYVTGMIYGCLVEAYASEHNARMTAMKSATDSAEAIIKDLSIAYNRARQAAITQEITEVCAGAKAQKRKRK; encoded by the coding sequence ATGGCAAATATCAGAGAAATACAGACACGAATTAACAGTGTAAAAGATACGATGAAAATCACCAATGCCATGTACCTGATCTCTTCTACAAAAATGCGTCAGGCCAGAAAAAAACTGGCAGATGCAGAGCCGTATTTTTATAAATTACAGGCTGAGATTGCCAGAATCCTGCGTCATATGCCGGAAGTGAGCAACCAGTATTTTGACAGTAGGGAAGAAATTCCGAAAGAAGAACGGAAAATCGGATCTGTAGTTATTACCGGTGATAAAGGACTGGCAGGAGCTTACAATCACAATGTAGAAAAAGCAGAAGAGGAAATCATGAAAATGCCGGGACACCACAAATTGTTTGTCGTAGGTGAGCTTGGAAGACATTATTTTGTAAGTCAGGGACATGAGATTGAACAAAATTTCCAATATACTGTGCAGAAACCGAACCTGAGCAGAGCCAGAATTATTTCTGAGACATTGATGGAACAGTTTAATAATGGCGAGCTGGACGAAGTGTATGCTGTCTATACGCGAATGGAGAATTCTATGGTATCTGAGGTGGAGACTGTAAAGCTGCTTCCGCTTGAGAGAAGTGCATTCGGAGAGGACAGCATTCCGGCAAACTTAAGGCGTGAGGCGATTCAGCTATATCCGTCTGTCGAGAGCGTCATGGACAATATCGTACCGAATTATGTAACCGGAATGATTTACGGTTGTTTGGTCGAGGCGTATGCAAGTGAGCATAATGCCAGAATGACGGCTATGAAGTCAGCGACAGACAGTGCTGAGGCAATTATCAAAGATTTGTCTATTGCTTATAACCGGGCAAGACAGGCAGCCATTACGCAGGAAATCACAGAGGTATGCGCAGGTGCGAAGGCACAGAAACGGAAAAGGAAGTGA
- the atpC gene encoding ATP synthase F1 subunit epsilon, whose product MKTFWLKVIASDRVAYNGRCQKVIVPAADGGQMGILADHENMIIAIEVGEAKMQLEDGTWETLAVGTGFLEVVNNRVTMLVQTAEKPEEIDARRAEERREVMEEKLRQKQSIQEYYHTKASLARAMNRLKVSREKNTRI is encoded by the coding sequence ATGAAAACATTTTGGTTGAAAGTCATAGCCAGTGACCGCGTGGCGTATAACGGACGATGCCAGAAGGTGATTGTACCTGCAGCCGACGGCGGTCAGATGGGAATTCTGGCAGATCATGAGAACATGATCATAGCAATCGAAGTCGGTGAAGCGAAGATGCAGCTGGAAGACGGAACGTGGGAGACACTTGCCGTTGGAACCGGATTCCTTGAGGTTGTTAACAACCGTGTTACCATGCTGGTACAGACCGCTGAAAAACCGGAAGAAATTGACGCCAGAAGAGCAGAAGAACGGCGTGAAGTCATGGAAGAAAAACTTCGGCAGAAGCAGAGTATCCAGGAATACTATCACACGAAAGCATCCCTGGCAAGAGCCATGAACCGGTTGAAGGTGTCAAGGGAGAAGAATACGAGAATTTAA
- a CDS encoding helix-turn-helix transcriptional regulator, translating into MTFAENVKMLRKQAGMSQEQLAEKLGVSRQAVTKWETGAGIPDIENIMAISMLFDISIDDLLSNERDSKKVVETEYLYESITEYDIDESKHYDMKLEGAKWLILAGYEGEKIRVRLGSNTFSTLQNDFKVKIDDIRKRIDIDVKRKNGATEAMAKSEIDIFVQIPVQYIDKIECEAHAETVEIRSIECENMEFGVKTTNLILENVVGSVEVDCNLDMEIMCDSLNGEIAINQVSATSKIHVPEEAIFQAVAKGIGTSISYEKAGQQVERFDAPEADNVIELNGIKSELIVCIG; encoded by the coding sequence ATGACTTTTGCAGAAAATGTGAAGATGCTTCGCAAGCAGGCTGGTATGTCGCAGGAGCAGTTGGCGGAGAAGCTTGGTGTATCGAGACAGGCGGTTACAAAATGGGAGACGGGTGCGGGAATCCCAGATATTGAAAATATAATGGCGATTTCAATGCTGTTTGACATTTCCATAGACGATCTACTTTCAAATGAAAGAGATTCAAAAAAGGTAGTGGAGACGGAGTACTTGTATGAAAGTATTACGGAGTATGATATTGATGAATCGAAGCATTATGATATGAAGCTGGAAGGGGCGAAGTGGCTTATACTGGCTGGATATGAGGGCGAGAAAATCCGGGTCCGACTGGGATCCAATACATTTTCAACTCTTCAGAATGATTTCAAGGTTAAGATTGATGATATCCGGAAACGAATTGATATAGATGTAAAACGAAAGAATGGTGCCACGGAAGCAATGGCGAAGAGTGAAATTGATATTTTCGTGCAGATTCCGGTGCAGTATATAGATAAGATTGAGTGTGAAGCTCATGCGGAAACGGTAGAAATCCGTTCCATAGAATGTGAAAATATGGAATTTGGTGTGAAGACAACAAATTTGATTTTGGAAAATGTTGTCGGTTCGGTGGAGGTTGATTGTAATCTTGACATGGAGATTATGTGCGATTCATTGAACGGCGAGATCGCAATTAATCAGGTGTCTGCGACATCAAAAATACATGTTCCAGAAGAGGCGATTTTCCAGGCAGTTGCAAAGGGCATTGGAACAAGCATTTCTTATGAAAAAGCCGGGCAGCAGGTGGAACGGTTTGATGCGCCGGAGGCGGACAACGTGATTGAACTGAATGGAATCAAGAGTGAATTAATTGTTTGTATAGGTTAA
- a CDS encoding phenylalanine--tRNA ligase subunit alpha: MKDKINSILSEVKTKISEAANENELQNVKNAYVGKQGALSMLMKEMPKLDAALRPEMGKVLNQAKNQVTELINSKRTELKLKASEVSPDFDCSVPGILPPNGGLHPITQMCYDLNDAFRSMGFEIFQEDDITSELYAFDKLNFPPNHPARESMDTYWLEGHDSGSTNEKLCLRPHLTGGSVRYMQTHKPPYRFVYPGRVYRNETTDSHHERAFFQYEALIVDKDIKFTDGKVMIQSILSKVFGRDVPVRMRSGFFPFVEPGFEIDMECQVCGGKGCSVCKHVGWIEVMPGGSPHPNVLRAAGLDPDEYTGFYVNIGLDRLVMMRYGVDDVRLFHSGDLRFLRQFR, encoded by the coding sequence ATGAAAGATAAAATCAACAGTATTTTATCAGAAGTGAAAACTAAGATTTCTGAAGCAGCAAATGAAAATGAACTGCAGAATGTGAAGAATGCATATGTTGGAAAACAGGGTGCGTTAAGTATGTTAATGAAGGAGATGCCGAAGCTTGACGCAGCGCTTCGCCCGGAGATGGGAAAGGTGCTCAACCAGGCTAAGAATCAGGTGACAGAGCTGATCAACTCTAAGAGAACAGAGCTGAAGCTGAAAGCTTCTGAGGTTTCACCGGACTTTGATTGTTCTGTACCGGGAATCCTGCCGCCGAACGGAGGACTTCACCCAATCACACAGATGTGCTATGACCTGAACGATGCATTCCGTTCTATGGGATTTGAGATTTTCCAGGAGGATGACATCACAAGTGAGTTATATGCATTTGATAAACTGAACTTTCCTCCGAATCATCCGGCAAGAGAGAGTATGGACACATACTGGCTGGAGGGTCATGACAGTGGAAGCACAAATGAAAAGCTTTGCCTGAGACCACATTTGACAGGAGGAAGTGTCCGTTATATGCAGACACACAAACCGCCGTATCGTTTTGTATATCCGGGACGTGTATATCGTAACGAGACAACAGATTCACATCATGAGAGAGCATTTTTCCAGTATGAGGCTCTGATTGTGGATAAGGATATCAAGTTCACAGACGGAAAAGTTATGATCCAGAGCATTTTAAGTAAAGTATTCGGAAGAGACGTTCCGGTAAGAATGCGTTCCGGTTTCTTCCCATTTGTAGAGCCAGGATTTGAGATCGACATGGAGTGTCAGGTGTGCGGCGGAAAAGGCTGCAGCGTATGTAAACATGTGGGCTGGATCGAGGTTATGCCGGGTGGATCCCCACATCCAAATGTACTTCGTGCAGCAGGACTGGATCCGGATGAGTACACAGGTTTCTATGTAAATATCGGTCTGGACAGACTGGTTATGATGCGTTACGGTGTGGATGACGTAAGATTGTTCCACAGTGGCGATTTAAGATTCCTGAGACAGTTCAGATAA
- a CDS encoding GNAT family N-acetyltransferase, translated as MQIETYSGKYDEIISLILDIQNNESKINLSLEEQPDLLTIHDSYQKNGGEFWIALDQGRVIGTLGLMKKDNHCAIMKKFFVKKEYRSQKVGLALYKKLLEFAEAANVQYIILDTPSVAHASHRFYEKVGQRQHFIYVGLRRKSEYDRMRKTAGVMWG; from the coding sequence ATGCAGATTGAAACATACAGTGGAAAATATGATGAGATTATTTCGTTAATTTTAGATATTCAGAATAATGAATCGAAGATTAATCTGTCTCTTGAGGAACAGCCAGATTTGCTTACAATTCATGACTCCTATCAGAAAAATGGCGGTGAGTTCTGGATTGCGCTGGATCAGGGAAGGGTAATCGGAACGCTTGGACTGATGAAGAAAGATAACCACTGTGCAATCATGAAGAAATTCTTCGTGAAGAAAGAGTATCGTTCACAGAAAGTCGGGCTTGCTTTATATAAGAAGTTACTCGAATTTGCAGAAGCGGCAAATGTGCAGTATATCATACTGGATACACCGTCCGTTGCACATGCATCACATCGATTTTATGAAAAGGTCGGACAGAGACAGCATTTTATATATGTTGGACTTAGGAGGAAAAGCGAGTATGACAGAATGAGAAAAACTGCAGGCGTGATGTGGGGATAG
- the pheT gene encoding phenylalanine--tRNA ligase subunit beta — MKLSLSWIKDFVNIPEDMDMKQLAYDLTMDTVEVEDVEYLADRFDHMVVGVIEDIEPHPNADKLRVCKVDIGDGEIKDIVCGGINLEKGMRVAVSCPGAIVRWHGEGEPVEIKKSKLRGVASYGMICASDEIGLGDLFPASQEAEILDLSAFDVPAGTTLADALDLNDVLLEIDNKSMTNRPDLWGHYGIAREIAALYNLPLAEIKPFETDVQSDFNVEIADPDRCPRYIGVEMSGVNVKEAPYQMQSRIWKVGMRPINALVDITNYVMLATGNPTHAFDADNISDHIVVRHAAENEKLLLLNDKELSLCTDDLVITDSEGPVALAGVMGGAKDSILPKTERVILEVANFEAAGIRRTALRYDNRTEASSRYEKAIDPERCDQALALSMQYFKELYPEMKVTGYCDKYVKKLKRAEIDVNLVWLEKRLGKHLTNDEIQGKLEKLGFDVQINGEDMHVIAPTWRSTGDISIKDDVMEEVARMYGYDNFEPTSFTTTFDSAINQKDQDLVRNMKEFLAIRCGMQEIYTYPWVNDVYLNAIMQTTEGMLRLSTPPAPDLSYLRASLLPNICEAVAKNERYFNDFSIFEEAQVFHDANYTSPYDKSELLPEQRRYIAGAFASSVKDVKELFQEAKGVLEYMPRYTHQAAFEFRKEEKPVWADNVVWLNIYRGDEKIGDMGLLAKKASMDCGIKNLSVMLFELDVLKLKPLISRTNKFTHLAAYPENEYDISMLFDSNAVWSDMHEAILGKKKASEFLKKADFVDEYRGKQIPQGKKSVTIRLTIGSNEKTLTSQEIESVANQVMKKLQKKMGAELRTQ; from the coding sequence ATGAAATTATCATTATCATGGATTAAAGATTTTGTAAATATCCCTGAAGATATGGATATGAAACAGCTTGCATATGATCTGACTATGGATACTGTTGAGGTTGAGGACGTCGAGTACCTGGCAGACCGTTTTGACCATATGGTAGTAGGTGTGATCGAGGATATCGAGCCACATCCAAATGCAGACAAACTTCGTGTCTGCAAAGTAGACATCGGTGACGGTGAAATCAAAGACATCGTCTGCGGTGGTATCAATCTGGAAAAAGGTATGCGCGTTGCCGTATCCTGCCCGGGAGCAATTGTCCGCTGGCATGGAGAGGGAGAGCCTGTTGAGATCAAGAAGTCTAAACTTCGTGGCGTGGCTTCCTACGGAATGATCTGTGCATCTGACGAGATTGGACTGGGAGATCTCTTCCCGGCATCTCAGGAAGCAGAGATTCTTGACCTGTCCGCATTTGATGTACCGGCAGGAACAACTCTGGCAGATGCCCTTGATCTGAACGACGTTCTTCTTGAGATTGATAACAAATCAATGACAAACAGACCGGATCTGTGGGGACACTATGGTATCGCTCGCGAGATTGCAGCATTATACAATCTGCCATTAGCTGAGATCAAGCCATTTGAGACAGATGTACAGTCTGATTTTAATGTAGAGATTGCTGATCCAGACAGATGTCCAAGATATATCGGAGTAGAAATGTCTGGTGTAAATGTAAAAGAGGCACCATATCAGATGCAGAGTAGAATCTGGAAGGTTGGTATGCGTCCAATCAATGCATTGGTTGACATTACAAACTACGTCATGCTTGCAACTGGTAACCCGACACATGCATTTGACGCAGATAACATTTCTGATCACATCGTTGTAAGACATGCAGCAGAAAATGAGAAGTTACTTCTTCTGAACGACAAAGAGCTTTCTCTTTGTACAGATGACCTTGTAATTACAGATTCCGAGGGACCTGTTGCACTGGCCGGTGTTATGGGTGGAGCAAAGGATTCTATCCTGCCTAAGACAGAGCGTGTCATTCTTGAGGTCGCAAACTTTGAAGCAGCAGGAATCAGAAGAACTGCACTTCGTTATGATAACCGTACAGAAGCTTCTTCAAGATATGAAAAAGCTATCGATCCTGAGAGATGCGACCAGGCACTTGCACTTTCCATGCAGTATTTCAAAGAGCTGTATCCGGAAATGAAAGTGACAGGTTACTGTGATAAATATGTAAAGAAACTCAAGAGAGCTGAGATTGATGTAAACCTTGTATGGCTTGAGAAGAGACTTGGAAAGCATCTGACAAATGATGAGATCCAGGGCAAGCTTGAAAAACTTGGATTTGATGTACAGATCAATGGTGAGGACATGCACGTTATCGCTCCGACATGGCGTTCTACAGGTGACATTTCCATTAAAGATGATGTAATGGAAGAAGTTGCCAGAATGTATGGATACGACAATTTCGAGCCAACATCATTTACAACAACATTTGACAGTGCAATCAATCAGAAAGATCAGGATCTTGTAAGAAATATGAAAGAGTTCCTTGCAATTCGTTGTGGAATGCAGGAAATCTACACATATCCTTGGGTAAATGATGTATATCTGAATGCAATTATGCAGACGACAGAAGGAATGCTTCGTCTTTCAACACCACCGGCACCGGATCTCAGTTACCTGCGTGCTTCTCTGCTTCCGAACATTTGCGAGGCAGTTGCAAAGAATGAGCGTTACTTCAATGATTTCTCAATCTTTGAGGAAGCTCAGGTATTCCATGATGCAAACTATACTTCACCATACGACAAGTCTGAGTTACTGCCAGAGCAGCGCCGCTACATTGCCGGAGCATTTGCAAGCAGTGTGAAAGATGTGAAAGAACTCTTCCAGGAAGCAAAAGGTGTTCTGGAGTATATGCCACGTTATACACATCAGGCAGCATTTGAGTTCAGAAAAGAAGAGAAACCAGTATGGGCTGACAATGTAGTATGGCTCAACATTTACCGTGGAGATGAGAAGATTGGTGATATGGGACTTCTGGCTAAGAAGGCATCTATGGACTGCGGAATCAAGAACTTGTCCGTAATGCTCTTTGAATTAGATGTTCTGAAACTGAAACCACTCATTTCCAGAACCAATAAATTCACTCACCTTGCAGCATATCCGGAGAACGAATATGACATTTCCATGCTCTTTGACTCCAATGCAGTATGGAGTGATATGCATGAGGCAATTCTTGGCAAGAAGAAAGCCAGCGAGTTCCTTAAGAAAGCAGATTTCGTAGATGAGTACCGTGGAAAACAAATCCCACAGGGCAAGAAATCTGTGACAATCAGACTGACCATCGGATCTAATGAGAAGACACTGACTTCCCAGGAGATTGAAAGTGTAGCAAATCAGGTTATGAAGAAGCTGCAGAAGAAGATGGGAGCAGAGCTGAGAACTCAGTAA